In the Leptospira sp. WS4.C2 genome, one interval contains:
- a CDS encoding ethanolamine ammonia-lyase subunit EutB: MGYQTTLGSKTYKFPELKDLLAKASPYRSGDVLAGLSAESQEERVAAQMALADLYLSDFLNVELIPANKDEVTKLILDSHNKEAFALVSHLTVGGFRDFLLAETTDAEVIKSIRWGITPEMAAAVSKLMSNQDLILVGKKITVITKFRNTLGLPDRLSVRLQPNHPTDDPKGIAASLLDGLLLGSGDAVIGINPATDNIPTSIALLEMLDNIIQKYSIPTQSCILSHVTTSMEVMKRGAPLDLVFQSIGGTEDLNKSFGVTLSILKEAREMALKLGRGTVGDNVMYFETGQGSALSAGAHHGIDQQTLEVRAYAVAREFSPLLVNTVVGFIGPEYLYNGKQIIRAGLEDHFCGKLLGLPMGVDVCYTNHAEADQDDMDSLLTLLGVAGCTYIMGIPGADDVMLSYQSTSFHDALYLRQVLGLKPAPEFEQWLLERGIFSNQNGFLPKENRHLSLLEELLGK, from the coding sequence ATGGGATATCAGACAACTCTCGGTAGCAAAACCTATAAATTCCCCGAATTAAAAGACCTATTGGCAAAGGCAAGTCCCTACAGGTCGGGTGATGTTCTCGCAGGTTTGTCGGCAGAAAGCCAGGAAGAAAGAGTTGCTGCACAAATGGCCTTAGCGGATTTGTATCTCTCTGATTTTTTAAATGTAGAATTAATACCAGCAAACAAAGATGAGGTGACAAAACTTATTTTAGATTCTCATAATAAAGAGGCATTTGCTTTGGTCTCTCATCTAACCGTAGGGGGATTTCGTGATTTTTTATTGGCGGAGACTACCGATGCAGAAGTCATTAAGTCCATTCGTTGGGGGATCACTCCAGAAATGGCCGCAGCTGTATCGAAACTTATGTCCAACCAAGATTTGATCTTAGTTGGCAAAAAAATAACTGTCATCACCAAATTTAGAAATACACTCGGTTTACCCGACAGACTCTCCGTTAGGTTGCAGCCCAATCATCCCACGGATGATCCAAAAGGAATTGCCGCAAGCCTCTTGGATGGACTTCTTTTAGGGAGTGGAGATGCAGTGATCGGGATTAATCCTGCAACAGATAACATTCCTACTTCCATTGCCCTTTTAGAAATGTTGGACAATATAATCCAAAAGTATTCTATTCCCACTCAGTCTTGTATATTATCGCACGTCACTACTTCCATGGAAGTGATGAAACGAGGTGCTCCATTGGATTTAGTATTTCAATCGATAGGGGGAACCGAAGACTTAAATAAAAGTTTTGGTGTTACGCTTTCTATTTTGAAAGAAGCAAGAGAGATGGCTTTAAAGCTTGGCCGAGGAACTGTCGGAGACAATGTGATGTACTTTGAAACGGGGCAGGGGAGCGCTTTATCTGCTGGGGCACACCATGGGATCGACCAACAAACGTTAGAGGTAAGGGCCTATGCAGTCGCAAGAGAATTTTCTCCACTTCTAGTCAACACAGTTGTCGGATTTATTGGACCTGAATATTTATACAACGGAAAACAAATCATTCGGGCAGGTTTGGAAGATCATTTTTGTGGAAAGTTACTGGGCCTACCAATGGGAGTAGATGTTTGTTATACAAACCATGCAGAAGCAGATCAGGATGATATGGATTCATTGTTAACGCTTTTAGGTGTTGCCGGTTGTACCTACATTATGGGAATACCTGGGGCTGACGATGTTATGTTATCATACCAAAGTACATCCTTTCATGATGCTTTGTATCTTCGGCAAGTTTTGGGACTAAAACCCGCACCTGAGTTTGAACAGTGGTTACTCGAAAGAGGGATCTTTTCAAATCAAAATGGATTTTTACCAAAAGAGAATCGGCATTTGAGTTTACTCGAAGAACTATTAGGAAAGTAG